TTCGGCGAAGTTTGAGGGGTATTACAAGGACATCACCGGGCTGACCGTCCCGGACGAGATGTTAAAGTATGTGAATGGAGCCTCCGGAAAAGCTTATGGCGCAGAGTTGCTGGTGAAACAGGCCCCTGGCTGGGGGGACCTTTCCGGCTGGATATCGCTGGCCTACGCCAAATCCGAAAGGAAGAACGAGATCACCGGCGAAGCATTCTCGTACAGTTTCGACCAGCCGGTAATCGCCAATTTCGTGGTGGACTATAAATTCTCGGAGCGCTGGTCTTTCGGGGCCAGGTTAAGGTATCAAAGCGGGGCGCCATTCACCCCGATCACCGGGACGTACACAGCCGATGATGGCAGACTGCGGCCGGTGTACGCCGCCATAGGTTCGGAGCGGCTGCCGGACTATCACAGGCTCGATCTTCGGGTGGACCGGAGGTTTGACATGGACGGATGGAAGATGGGGATGTTCTTCGAGTTGATAAACGCCTATGACCAGAAAAACATCTCCGGCTACCTTTACAACGCCGGCTACACCTCCAGAAAGCCGGTTTACCAGATGGGGCTGATGCCGTCGTTCGGGATAAAGGCGGAGTTTTAGGAGATAAAAACCACAGAGGCGCGGAGGCGCGGAGGAGGACAGGATTGATTAATTACTCGCGTAAATATGCTTCCGTTGTGCAGTTCGCCGTGGCCGCCTCGGGCTTTTGCCCAAATGCTCATCGGGGTGTTCTTCACCCCGATGTCCCAAAGTCAAGAGTTTAACACTCTTATCAACATAGAGTCCGGCGTGAAGAACACCCCGGACAGCGTTCGTTTCGTGTGTTTTCCCTTTTGGGCAACAGCCCGGCCTGACCACGGATTCCTGGCCGCCCGGCGGTGGGACATCGGTTTCATTTTCACCCCTCCCTTGAGGGGAGGGGGCGGGGGGAGGGTGAAAATATAACATTCAACGTTCATTCTTGTTCACTGATTCATTTTGCCCGCCATTTTATTTGCACCCTCACCCGGCCTTTCAGGCCGTCCTCTCCCCTCAAGGGAGAGGTGAAGGAATAAGCGCTCCACGATTCCATCCTTACGGAAAAGGCGCGCCTCGCGCTCAAATATCCCCGGACAGCGTTGAATCCGTGGTCAGCGACCACGGGGAAGCGCTAATAGAGCCAGCCAGGGCGAAGCATTTATATTCTACAGCCCGCCGGTGACTTCCAGCGTTGTCCCTGTGATGTACGATGATCCTTTTTCGGCGAGAAACAATACGCACCGGGCCACCTCGTCCACCGTGCCGAACCGTTTTAGCGGCACCTGCGCGGCGTAGGTCTTCTTCTGCTCTTCGGAAAGGCCGGATATCAAATCTGTGTCAATGAATCCGGGCGAGACGCAGTTGACGGTGATCTTGCGTCCGGCCACTTCCTTTGCCAGCGATTTGGCCAGCGCCACCTGGCCCGCCTTGCTTGCGGCGTAGTTTGCCTGCCCGGCGAATCCGAACACGCCGGAAGGGCTTGTGACGTTTATGATCCTGCCGTAGCGGTTCTTCATCATCGCCCGCACGCCGAACTTGCACATGTTGAAAGACCCTGTCAGGTTCGCGTCCAGCACTGCGCGCCAGTCCGCCTCGCTCATCATTCCCACAACGGCGTCGCGCCGGATGCCTGCGTTGTTTATCAGCACTTCAAGGCTCTTGTGCCGGTCCTCGAACTTTCTGAAAAACTCCTCCACGGCCCCGTGGCCGGCCACGTCCAGCTTTTCCACCTCCAGCGCCGGGCCGAAACTTTCGTTGGCCTGCCGGAATTTCTCCGCGGCCTCCGCATTGCCGGAGTAAACGGCGGTGACGGCGGCGCCCGCTTTTAAAAAAGCCTCGCTCACGGCCGCGCCGATCCCCCTTGTGCCTCCGGTGACGATCACCCTCTGGCCGGAAAAAGCCCTCATCTATCCTCCAAGATACTTGTCCACCTCGTTGGCCACGATCACCCCGTAGTTTGCCGCGCCAAGCCAGCCGGACATTATTATGGCCACCGAGCCTGTGTGGAACAGCCCCGGCGCGAAAGTCGGCAGCCCCTGGCTTATCTCCAGCCCCTCGAACTTCGTGCCGAAGGACGATCCCCCCTCGTGCAGCGTGTACCTGTGGAACGTCTTCGGCGTGGCCACTTCCACGTGATCGGCCTTTTG
The genomic region above belongs to Nitrospinota bacterium and contains:
- the fabG gene encoding 3-oxoacyl-ACP reductase FabG → MRAFSGQRVIVTGGTRGIGAAVSEAFLKAGAAVTAVYSGNAEAAEKFRQANESFGPALEVEKLDVAGHGAVEEFFRKFEDRHKSLEVLINNAGIRRDAVVGMMSEADWRAVLDANLTGSFNMCKFGVRAMMKNRYGRIINVTSPSGVFGFAGQANYAASKAGQVALAKSLAKEVAGRKITVNCVSPGFIDTDLISGLSEEQKKTYAAQVPLKRFGTVDEVARCVLFLAEKGSSYITGTTLEVTGGL